AGTTAATTCTGCCTTTAACAAAAAGACATTTGGAAGCTAAACCTAAGACATATATTCTTTTCCATCCATTATTGTTTAACTTCTCTATTAATAGGTCATTCTTGATGATTGTTGTCATGTGTCCTGCAGGAGTATTTGGACTCCACTCTGAAGCTGTACCATGCTGACCTTCAGGCTGTGGACTTCATTGGAGCATCTGACGAGTCACGACAGCTCATTAACAAATGGGTGGAAGAGCAGACAGAGAGTGAGAAGAGCAGTTCAAAAACAGTTCTATTTCAGATTAAAGAATCAGTTTGGACCTGTTGctagaatatctttttttttttttttttttaagtacagatGTAAAGTCAGTCAACTTGTATTTTTCAGATAAAATCAAAGACCTTATCAAACCTGGAATGGTGACCGGAATGACCCGACTAGCTCTGGTTAATGCCATCTACTTCAAAGGCAACTGGCTACAGAAATTTAATGCTCAAGACACTAAAGAAATGCCATTTAAAATTAACCAGGTCTGTATGCAAACTATAGTAAAATGCAGTGGCATGTATTTACTCAAAGCATACTAAATCATATCTACTTCATAGAGGGTCATACTCTTTTTCGTGTTCACTTTCACAttggtatgtgtatttatattccATCAGAATGAGCGCAGGACAGTGCAAATGATGTACCAGAAGAAAAAGTTCCCCTTCAACTATGTCTGTGACCACCGCTTGCAAGTGCTGGAGTTGCCATACGTAAAGGAGGAGCTCAGCATGCTGATCCTTCTTCCTGAGGAAAGTCAGGATGGCTCTGACCCTCTTCATAAGGTCAGCAAAAAGTTTTCATACTGATCTGCTTGACtggaaaatgttgtaattttgTGTATATTCAGAGACTCATGTGCACATGTGTTTGACAGCTGGAGAGTGAGCTGACCCTTGATAAGCTGCATGAATGGACCAACAGAAATAATATGGACACCCACACAGAGATTATAGTCCACTTGCCAAAGTTCAAGCTGGAGGTTGAGAGCTCCTTAGCAGAAATATTGATGGGGATGGGGATGAGCTCTGTGTTTCAGGACACAAAGGCTGATCTGACAGGCATGAGCAGTCAGGGTGGCCTGTTCCTTTCAGCAGTGGCCCACAAGGCCTTTGTGGATGTAAATGAAGAAGGCACAGAGGCAGCAGCCGCTACTGCAGCCATTGTGGCATTCTGTATGTTACGAGAGGAGCATTTCACGGCAGATCACCCCTTCTTGTTCTTCATCAGGCACAATCCCACCAACAGCATCCTCTTCTTCGGCAGATTCAGAGGCCCATCTTAAATATGTGATGTTTGTCTGTCTAACAccaaaataaaggttaaatactAGTATTTAGATGTCAGTAAttcacattttgtattttttccccctgtttcttttgtttttaagagCACAGCAACACAAAAATAATGTCTTGGCTTTGGACTGAGATGAGAACACTAATTTAGAGTTCAAATTTAGTTGGAAAATGATGGCTTACCTAATGCAACACATTCTCTGTAATGCTTTTAGTGACTATCGCAATAATTATTTTGCAAATTTTCTAGCTAggacaaaaaaaagtaaatgaagcaGTCATTAGGCAGGTTGACATCTCTGTTTGCTAAAGAATAAGGTAACACAGCTGTTAACACACTATTACACAGAGTATCCCATAATTCATGTTCAGGAACTCACATGCCCAAAAATCGTGTTATGCAGAGGAATGTGGTGTAGCTaagttaaattaattacatattacaTGTAGCCTAATTTGGTAGTAAAATAAAAGTGTTACATGTTTTATTGTTATAGAGATGAATATGTGTTTTTCATATTGCAACc
This genomic window from Carassius auratus strain Wakin unplaced genomic scaffold, ASM336829v1 scaf_tig00215898, whole genome shotgun sequence contains:
- the LOC113096266 gene encoding leukocyte elastase inhibitor-like, with product MEGLSRANSLFALDLYRALSESNAAGNMFFSPLSISAALSMVYLGARGDTAKEMEKVLSFSSVSDVHSHFESLTSAINSPSASYILRLANRIYGEKTFSFLPEYLDSTLKLYHADLQAVDFIGASDESRQLINKWVEEQTENKIKDLIKPGMVTGMTRLALVNAIYFKGNWLQKFNAQDTKEMPFKINQNERRTVQMMYQKKKFPFNYVCDHRLQVLELPYVKEELSMLILLPEESQDGSDPLHKLESELTLDKLHEWTNRNNMDTHTEIIVHLPKFKLEVESSLAEILMGMGMSSVFQDTKADLTGMSSQGGLFLSAVAHKAFVDVNEEGTEAAAATAAIVAFCMLREEHFTADHPFLFFIRHNPTNSILFFGRFRGPS